Proteins from a genomic interval of Gadus morhua chromosome 21, gadMor3.0, whole genome shotgun sequence:
- the LOC115534365 gene encoding granulocyte colony-stimulating factor receptor isoform X1, producing MFLAAVLIILVEIQATSEEQEKKKNPTCAVFPKYQHVQFGSEVQVTCQSSCSEGQIYWVVNGQVVADRFSKSINSSHTVLSLKNFTYQSAIIQCHSVFNDLVLDGTIIKTYTKPSNVSCLIRLNRTAEGFPKMVCNWEHAMSSSWKITYTVQSTCYSCSDQKIAYCNSGTTSCVFKILPVLARNFSIVVKANSSSWEVKSDVYSFDPFQIWVLAPPELHVTAHVSYLLVGWNQSDAIGNVIHCQVRYSQVLDNRTEVQVVNKSLTRKDKRAWVTIEGVESCVVYTVSARCAVDRSPWSEWSLEHTAVTLLNPKTFQFNLWRKVVQQKSSGVREVKVMWTEIPQTCKEEYTYYVDYLLYTLLSATSNNGGSVCSPLSCFISLAPEAHVIRLSILQNELSVANKTVYVPAVGETLPQVSDIQASAHGGIIQVNWQAPRHNVSGYIVDWTDDGKTYFWKRSNHTETKLYDLRDFRLYNITVTPVFSNKTGHGKKAPQVCSRRRVPQAIYISELRPEDTRAYVRWKIEAEDKCSTAVENFTVFCRQVEKVPPVMLYNQSVSCTQRKAVLENLKQSTKYGVIVIAMGHTGNISSTETHFQTQKHDPVLVLVMTICVTLLFFSLSIFGVCCVWYKTFLGKMVPNPGHSSLALWPSQSNQKITPHFSQPLEGETRCVRVYPYEWDGARDCLVPPYLGDDSNPETAGEETEWAVPTPEGSSLSAGEDSETPTEEVELSADQAGLSVQDSREEEVTLLQEYSEVFLLPQSSPYRSQNAVPPQGPRSVKDGRELSGNKHSPMYVSMEMFREGPDRG from the exons ATGTTTTTAGCTGCTGTTTTAATCATTCTTGTAGAAATTCAAGCAACTTCTGAAG AacaagaaaagaagaaaaacccAACGTGTGCCGTTTTTCCTAAATATCAACACGTTCAATTCGGCTCCGAGGTTCAGGTCACCTGTCAGAGCTCCTGTAGCGAGGGTCAAATCTACTGGGTGGTGAACGGTCAAGTGGTGGCTGACAGATTCTCCAAGTCCATCAACTCCTCTCATACTGTTCTGTCCTTGAAGAATTTCACTTACCAAAGTGCTATAATACAATGCCATAGTGTATTTAATGACCTTGTTTTAGATGGGACCATCATCAAAACATACA CAAAACCCAGCAATGTATCATGTCTCATACGTCTTAATAGAACAGCGGAAGGTTTCCCAAAGATGGTCTGTAATTGGGAGCATGCCATGAGTTCCTCATGGAAAATAACCTATACCGTACAGAGTACATG TTACAGTTGCTCGGACCAAAAGATTGCCTACTGCAACTCAGGGACGACCTCATGTGTTTTCAAGATCTTACCAGTTCTTGCAAGAAACTTCTCCATTGTTGTGAAAGCCAATTCCAGCAGCTGGGAGGTTAAATCAGACGTGTATTCATTTGACCCTTTCCAAATCT GGGTGCTTGCCCCTCCAGAACTACACGTGACTGCTCACGTCAGCTACCTGCTTGTCGGGTGGAACCAATCAGACGCCATCGGGAACGTTATTCACTGTCAAGTCCGATACAGTCAG GTTCTCGACAACAGAACTGAGGTG CAGGTGGTCAACAAGTCCCTGACTAGAAAGGATAAGAGGGCATGGGTCACCATTGAGGGCGTAGAGTCGTGTGTCGTCTACACCGTGTCTGCCCGCTGTGCCGTGGACAGGTCTCCCTGGAGTGAATGGAGCCTGGAGCATACGGCCGTGACCCTGCTGAATC CAAAGACCTTTCAATTCAACCTGTGGAGAAAGGTTGTTCAACAAAAGAGCAGTGGTGTGCGAGAAGTTAAAGTAATGTGGACG GAGATACCCCAGACCTGCAAAGAAGAATACACATATTACGTTGACTATCTTCTCTACACGCTGTTGTCTGCAACATCAAACAATGGGGGTTCTGTGTGTAGCCCTTTGAGCTGCTTCATCTCTTTGGCTCCCGAAGCTCATGTTATCCGGCTCTCAATCCTCCAAAATGAACTCTCTGTTGCAAACAAGACTGTTTACGTTCCGGCCgttggagaga ccCTGCCTCAGGTCAGTGACATCCAGGCTTCGGCACACGGCGGTATTATCCAAGTGAACTGGCAAGCTCCCCGTCACAATGTGAGCGGTTACATCGTGGACTGGACCGATGACGGGAAAACATATTTCTGGAAGAGGAGCAACCATACCGAAACCAAACTATATG ATCTTAGGGACTTTCGTCTGTACAACATTACGGTGACTCCTGTTTTTAGTAACAAGACAGGGCATGGGAAAAAAGCACCACAGGTGTGCTCACGAAGAAGAG TTCCACAGGCCATCTACATCTCCGAACTTCGTCCTGAAGACACCAGGGCTTATGTGAGATGGAAAATCGAGGCAGAGGACAAATGTAGCACAGCTGTTGAAAACTTTACTGTTTTTTGCAGACAGGTGGAAAAAGTCCCTCCAGTCATGCTGTACA ACCAATCTGTCAGTTGCACCCAGCGGAAAGCTGTACTAGAAAACCTGAAACAATCTACCAAGTACGGAGTAATTGTTATAGCCATGGGACACACAGGCAATATCAGCAGCACGGAAACACACTTTCAGACTCAGAAACATG ATCCTGTTCTGGTCTTGGTGATGACTATATgtgtaacgctgttgttttttagccTGTCCATTTTCGGAGTTTGCTGTGTCTG GTACAAGACGTTCTTAGGAAAGATGGTACCCAATCCTGGTCACAGTTCATTGGCACTGTGGCCCTCCCAGAGCAACCAGAAG ATCACGCCACATTTCAGCCAGCCCTTGGAAGGCGAGACCCGTTGTGTGAGGGTTTACCCTTATGAGTGGGACGGTGCCAGAGATTGCCTGGTGCCGCCGTACCTCGGCGACGACTCAAACCCCGAAACAGCTGGTGAAGAGACAGAGTGGGCGGTGCCAACCCCTGAAGGCAGCAGCTTGAGCGCAGGTGAGGACAGCGAAACGCcaacggaggaggtggagcttaGTGCCGACCAAGCTGGCCTATCCGTGCAAGACTCTCGGGAGGAGGAGGTTACGCTGTTGCAGGAATATTCGGAAGTTTTCCTGCTTCCACAGAGCAGCCCCTATCGAAGCCAAAATGCAGTGCCGCCTCAAGGGCCCCGGAGCGTCAAGGATGGCAGAGAACTTTCTGGAAACAAACACAGCCCTATGTATGTCTCCATGGAGATGTTCAGAGAGGGACCGGACAGGGGATGA
- the LOC115534365 gene encoding granulocyte colony-stimulating factor receptor isoform X3 gives MFLAAVLIILVEIQATSEEQEKKKNPTCAVFPKYQHVQFGSEVQVTCQSSCSEGQIYWVVNGQVVADRFSKSINSSHTVLSLKNFTYQSAIIQCHSVFNDLVLDGTIIKTYTKPSNVSCLIRLNRTAEGFPKMVCNWEHAMSSSWKITYTVQSTCCSDQKIAYCNSGTTSCVFKILPVLARNFSIVVKANSSSWEVKSDVYSFDPFQIWVLAPPELHVTAHVSYLLVGWNQSDAIGNVIHCQVRYSQVLDNRTEVQVVNKSLTRKDKRAWVTIEGVESCVVYTVSARCAVDRSPWSEWSLEHTAVTLLNPKTFQFNLWRKVVQQKSSGVREVKVMWTEIPQTCKEEYTYYVDYLLYTLLSATSNNGGSVCSPLSCFISLAPEAHVIRLSILQNELSVANKTVYVPAVGETLPQVSDIQASAHGGIIQVNWQAPRHNVSGYIVDWTDDGKTYFWKRSNHTETKLYDLRDFRLYNITVTPVFSNKTGHGKKAPQVCSRRRVPQAIYISELRPEDTRAYVRWKIEAEDKCSTAVENFTVFCRQVEKVPPVMLYNQSVSCTQRKAVLENLKQSTKYGVIVIAMGHTGNISSTETHFQTQKHDPVLVLVMTICVTLLFFSLSIFGVCCVWYKTFLGKMVPNPGHSSLALWPSQSNQKITPHFSQPLEGETRCVRVYPYEWDGARDCLVPPYLGDDSNPETAGEETEWAVPTPEGSSLSAGEDSETPTEEVELSADQAGLSVQDSREEEVTLLQEYSEVFLLPQSSPYRSQNAVPPQGPRSVKDGRELSGNKHSPMYVSMEMFREGPDRG, from the exons ATGTTTTTAGCTGCTGTTTTAATCATTCTTGTAGAAATTCAAGCAACTTCTGAAG AacaagaaaagaagaaaaacccAACGTGTGCCGTTTTTCCTAAATATCAACACGTTCAATTCGGCTCCGAGGTTCAGGTCACCTGTCAGAGCTCCTGTAGCGAGGGTCAAATCTACTGGGTGGTGAACGGTCAAGTGGTGGCTGACAGATTCTCCAAGTCCATCAACTCCTCTCATACTGTTCTGTCCTTGAAGAATTTCACTTACCAAAGTGCTATAATACAATGCCATAGTGTATTTAATGACCTTGTTTTAGATGGGACCATCATCAAAACATACA CAAAACCCAGCAATGTATCATGTCTCATACGTCTTAATAGAACAGCGGAAGGTTTCCCAAAGATGGTCTGTAATTGGGAGCATGCCATGAGTTCCTCATGGAAAATAACCTATACCGTACAGAGTACATG TTGCTCGGACCAAAAGATTGCCTACTGCAACTCAGGGACGACCTCATGTGTTTTCAAGATCTTACCAGTTCTTGCAAGAAACTTCTCCATTGTTGTGAAAGCCAATTCCAGCAGCTGGGAGGTTAAATCAGACGTGTATTCATTTGACCCTTTCCAAATCT GGGTGCTTGCCCCTCCAGAACTACACGTGACTGCTCACGTCAGCTACCTGCTTGTCGGGTGGAACCAATCAGACGCCATCGGGAACGTTATTCACTGTCAAGTCCGATACAGTCAG GTTCTCGACAACAGAACTGAGGTG CAGGTGGTCAACAAGTCCCTGACTAGAAAGGATAAGAGGGCATGGGTCACCATTGAGGGCGTAGAGTCGTGTGTCGTCTACACCGTGTCTGCCCGCTGTGCCGTGGACAGGTCTCCCTGGAGTGAATGGAGCCTGGAGCATACGGCCGTGACCCTGCTGAATC CAAAGACCTTTCAATTCAACCTGTGGAGAAAGGTTGTTCAACAAAAGAGCAGTGGTGTGCGAGAAGTTAAAGTAATGTGGACG GAGATACCCCAGACCTGCAAAGAAGAATACACATATTACGTTGACTATCTTCTCTACACGCTGTTGTCTGCAACATCAAACAATGGGGGTTCTGTGTGTAGCCCTTTGAGCTGCTTCATCTCTTTGGCTCCCGAAGCTCATGTTATCCGGCTCTCAATCCTCCAAAATGAACTCTCTGTTGCAAACAAGACTGTTTACGTTCCGGCCgttggagaga ccCTGCCTCAGGTCAGTGACATCCAGGCTTCGGCACACGGCGGTATTATCCAAGTGAACTGGCAAGCTCCCCGTCACAATGTGAGCGGTTACATCGTGGACTGGACCGATGACGGGAAAACATATTTCTGGAAGAGGAGCAACCATACCGAAACCAAACTATATG ATCTTAGGGACTTTCGTCTGTACAACATTACGGTGACTCCTGTTTTTAGTAACAAGACAGGGCATGGGAAAAAAGCACCACAGGTGTGCTCACGAAGAAGAG TTCCACAGGCCATCTACATCTCCGAACTTCGTCCTGAAGACACCAGGGCTTATGTGAGATGGAAAATCGAGGCAGAGGACAAATGTAGCACAGCTGTTGAAAACTTTACTGTTTTTTGCAGACAGGTGGAAAAAGTCCCTCCAGTCATGCTGTACA ACCAATCTGTCAGTTGCACCCAGCGGAAAGCTGTACTAGAAAACCTGAAACAATCTACCAAGTACGGAGTAATTGTTATAGCCATGGGACACACAGGCAATATCAGCAGCACGGAAACACACTTTCAGACTCAGAAACATG ATCCTGTTCTGGTCTTGGTGATGACTATATgtgtaacgctgttgttttttagccTGTCCATTTTCGGAGTTTGCTGTGTCTG GTACAAGACGTTCTTAGGAAAGATGGTACCCAATCCTGGTCACAGTTCATTGGCACTGTGGCCCTCCCAGAGCAACCAGAAG ATCACGCCACATTTCAGCCAGCCCTTGGAAGGCGAGACCCGTTGTGTGAGGGTTTACCCTTATGAGTGGGACGGTGCCAGAGATTGCCTGGTGCCGCCGTACCTCGGCGACGACTCAAACCCCGAAACAGCTGGTGAAGAGACAGAGTGGGCGGTGCCAACCCCTGAAGGCAGCAGCTTGAGCGCAGGTGAGGACAGCGAAACGCcaacggaggaggtggagcttaGTGCCGACCAAGCTGGCCTATCCGTGCAAGACTCTCGGGAGGAGGAGGTTACGCTGTTGCAGGAATATTCGGAAGTTTTCCTGCTTCCACAGAGCAGCCCCTATCGAAGCCAAAATGCAGTGCCGCCTCAAGGGCCCCGGAGCGTCAAGGATGGCAGAGAACTTTCTGGAAACAAACACAGCCCTATGTATGTCTCCATGGAGATGTTCAGAGAGGGACCGGACAGGGGATGA
- the LOC115534365 gene encoding granulocyte colony-stimulating factor receptor isoform X2: MFLAAVLIILVEIQATSEEQEKKKNPTCAVFPKYQHVQFGSEVQVTCQSSCSEGQIYWVVNGQVVADRFSKSINSSHTVLSLKNFTYQSAIIQCHSVFNDLVLDGTIIKTYTKPSNVSCLIRLNRTAEGFPKMVCNWEHAMSSSWKITYTVQSTCYSCSDQKIAYCNSGTTSCVFKILPVLARNFSIVVKANSSSWEVKSDVYSFDPFQIWVLAPPELHVTAHVSYLLVGWNQSDAIGNVIHCQVRYSQVLDNRTEVVVNKSLTRKDKRAWVTIEGVESCVVYTVSARCAVDRSPWSEWSLEHTAVTLLNPKTFQFNLWRKVVQQKSSGVREVKVMWTEIPQTCKEEYTYYVDYLLYTLLSATSNNGGSVCSPLSCFISLAPEAHVIRLSILQNELSVANKTVYVPAVGETLPQVSDIQASAHGGIIQVNWQAPRHNVSGYIVDWTDDGKTYFWKRSNHTETKLYDLRDFRLYNITVTPVFSNKTGHGKKAPQVCSRRRVPQAIYISELRPEDTRAYVRWKIEAEDKCSTAVENFTVFCRQVEKVPPVMLYNQSVSCTQRKAVLENLKQSTKYGVIVIAMGHTGNISSTETHFQTQKHDPVLVLVMTICVTLLFFSLSIFGVCCVWYKTFLGKMVPNPGHSSLALWPSQSNQKITPHFSQPLEGETRCVRVYPYEWDGARDCLVPPYLGDDSNPETAGEETEWAVPTPEGSSLSAGEDSETPTEEVELSADQAGLSVQDSREEEVTLLQEYSEVFLLPQSSPYRSQNAVPPQGPRSVKDGRELSGNKHSPMYVSMEMFREGPDRG, translated from the exons ATGTTTTTAGCTGCTGTTTTAATCATTCTTGTAGAAATTCAAGCAACTTCTGAAG AacaagaaaagaagaaaaacccAACGTGTGCCGTTTTTCCTAAATATCAACACGTTCAATTCGGCTCCGAGGTTCAGGTCACCTGTCAGAGCTCCTGTAGCGAGGGTCAAATCTACTGGGTGGTGAACGGTCAAGTGGTGGCTGACAGATTCTCCAAGTCCATCAACTCCTCTCATACTGTTCTGTCCTTGAAGAATTTCACTTACCAAAGTGCTATAATACAATGCCATAGTGTATTTAATGACCTTGTTTTAGATGGGACCATCATCAAAACATACA CAAAACCCAGCAATGTATCATGTCTCATACGTCTTAATAGAACAGCGGAAGGTTTCCCAAAGATGGTCTGTAATTGGGAGCATGCCATGAGTTCCTCATGGAAAATAACCTATACCGTACAGAGTACATG TTACAGTTGCTCGGACCAAAAGATTGCCTACTGCAACTCAGGGACGACCTCATGTGTTTTCAAGATCTTACCAGTTCTTGCAAGAAACTTCTCCATTGTTGTGAAAGCCAATTCCAGCAGCTGGGAGGTTAAATCAGACGTGTATTCATTTGACCCTTTCCAAATCT GGGTGCTTGCCCCTCCAGAACTACACGTGACTGCTCACGTCAGCTACCTGCTTGTCGGGTGGAACCAATCAGACGCCATCGGGAACGTTATTCACTGTCAAGTCCGATACAGTCAG GTTCTCGACAACAGAACTGAGGTG GTGGTCAACAAGTCCCTGACTAGAAAGGATAAGAGGGCATGGGTCACCATTGAGGGCGTAGAGTCGTGTGTCGTCTACACCGTGTCTGCCCGCTGTGCCGTGGACAGGTCTCCCTGGAGTGAATGGAGCCTGGAGCATACGGCCGTGACCCTGCTGAATC CAAAGACCTTTCAATTCAACCTGTGGAGAAAGGTTGTTCAACAAAAGAGCAGTGGTGTGCGAGAAGTTAAAGTAATGTGGACG GAGATACCCCAGACCTGCAAAGAAGAATACACATATTACGTTGACTATCTTCTCTACACGCTGTTGTCTGCAACATCAAACAATGGGGGTTCTGTGTGTAGCCCTTTGAGCTGCTTCATCTCTTTGGCTCCCGAAGCTCATGTTATCCGGCTCTCAATCCTCCAAAATGAACTCTCTGTTGCAAACAAGACTGTTTACGTTCCGGCCgttggagaga ccCTGCCTCAGGTCAGTGACATCCAGGCTTCGGCACACGGCGGTATTATCCAAGTGAACTGGCAAGCTCCCCGTCACAATGTGAGCGGTTACATCGTGGACTGGACCGATGACGGGAAAACATATTTCTGGAAGAGGAGCAACCATACCGAAACCAAACTATATG ATCTTAGGGACTTTCGTCTGTACAACATTACGGTGACTCCTGTTTTTAGTAACAAGACAGGGCATGGGAAAAAAGCACCACAGGTGTGCTCACGAAGAAGAG TTCCACAGGCCATCTACATCTCCGAACTTCGTCCTGAAGACACCAGGGCTTATGTGAGATGGAAAATCGAGGCAGAGGACAAATGTAGCACAGCTGTTGAAAACTTTACTGTTTTTTGCAGACAGGTGGAAAAAGTCCCTCCAGTCATGCTGTACA ACCAATCTGTCAGTTGCACCCAGCGGAAAGCTGTACTAGAAAACCTGAAACAATCTACCAAGTACGGAGTAATTGTTATAGCCATGGGACACACAGGCAATATCAGCAGCACGGAAACACACTTTCAGACTCAGAAACATG ATCCTGTTCTGGTCTTGGTGATGACTATATgtgtaacgctgttgttttttagccTGTCCATTTTCGGAGTTTGCTGTGTCTG GTACAAGACGTTCTTAGGAAAGATGGTACCCAATCCTGGTCACAGTTCATTGGCACTGTGGCCCTCCCAGAGCAACCAGAAG ATCACGCCACATTTCAGCCAGCCCTTGGAAGGCGAGACCCGTTGTGTGAGGGTTTACCCTTATGAGTGGGACGGTGCCAGAGATTGCCTGGTGCCGCCGTACCTCGGCGACGACTCAAACCCCGAAACAGCTGGTGAAGAGACAGAGTGGGCGGTGCCAACCCCTGAAGGCAGCAGCTTGAGCGCAGGTGAGGACAGCGAAACGCcaacggaggaggtggagcttaGTGCCGACCAAGCTGGCCTATCCGTGCAAGACTCTCGGGAGGAGGAGGTTACGCTGTTGCAGGAATATTCGGAAGTTTTCCTGCTTCCACAGAGCAGCCCCTATCGAAGCCAAAATGCAGTGCCGCCTCAAGGGCCCCGGAGCGTCAAGGATGGCAGAGAACTTTCTGGAAACAAACACAGCCCTATGTATGTCTCCATGGAGATGTTCAGAGAGGGACCGGACAGGGGATGA